Proteins found in one Alicyclobacillus cycloheptanicus genomic segment:
- a CDS encoding acetyl-CoA C-acetyltransferase: MREAVIVAGARTPFGKAPKGTLKNTRPDDLAALVIDEVIKRTPGVEKEEIEDVLMGCATPEAEQGMNLARIAAIRAGLPTSVPGVTVNRFCSSGLQTVAMAAQQIMTGMADVLIAGGVESMSMLPMGGYNIAPNPELAERYPAVYLGMGQTAEQVAQRFEVSREDQDAFALRSHQRAAAAIRDGKFKDEIVPVTVKETFVTDDNQVVSREKVFDTDEGVRPDTSLEALAKLRPVFSVKGTVTAGNSSQTTDGAAAVMVMSAERAQELGLKPIGVFRSFAVGGVDPDVMGIGPIAAVPKALKLAGLTLDDIDLIELNEAFASQALYVIRHLGMDEEKVNVNGGAIALGHPMGCTGARLTITILNELARRGGRYGLVTMCVGGGMGAAGIFERV; encoded by the coding sequence GTGAGAGAAGCAGTGATTGTAGCAGGCGCACGGACGCCGTTCGGCAAGGCGCCGAAAGGGACGCTGAAAAATACACGGCCTGACGACCTGGCTGCGCTGGTAATTGATGAAGTCATCAAACGCACACCCGGCGTGGAAAAGGAAGAAATTGAAGATGTGCTGATGGGGTGCGCGACACCCGAGGCCGAGCAAGGCATGAACCTGGCGCGTATCGCCGCGATCAGGGCGGGACTGCCGACCTCCGTGCCCGGCGTGACCGTGAACCGGTTCTGTTCCTCCGGCCTGCAGACGGTCGCGATGGCGGCGCAGCAAATCATGACCGGCATGGCGGATGTGCTGATTGCCGGCGGCGTGGAATCGATGAGCATGCTGCCCATGGGGGGCTACAACATCGCGCCGAACCCGGAGCTGGCAGAGCGCTATCCAGCGGTGTACCTGGGCATGGGACAGACCGCCGAGCAGGTGGCGCAGCGGTTTGAGGTGAGCCGGGAAGACCAGGATGCGTTCGCGCTGCGCAGCCATCAGCGTGCGGCGGCCGCCATCCGGGACGGAAAGTTCAAGGACGAGATTGTCCCGGTCACGGTCAAGGAAACGTTCGTGACGGACGACAACCAAGTGGTTTCCCGGGAAAAGGTGTTCGACACCGATGAAGGGGTCCGTCCGGACACATCGCTGGAAGCGCTGGCCAAGCTGCGTCCGGTGTTTTCGGTGAAGGGGACAGTCACGGCCGGGAACTCGTCGCAGACCACAGACGGTGCGGCGGCTGTGATGGTCATGTCCGCCGAGCGGGCACAGGAACTCGGCCTCAAACCCATCGGCGTGTTCCGGTCGTTTGCTGTGGGCGGCGTCGACCCGGATGTCATGGGGATTGGTCCCATCGCGGCCGTACCCAAGGCCTTGAAACTGGCTGGACTGACGCTGGACGACATCGACTTGATTGAGTTGAACGAAGCGTTCGCTTCACAGGCGCTGTACGTCATCCGTCACCTTGGCATGGACGAAGAGAAAGTGAACGTGAATGGCGGCGCCATTGCACTCGGACACCCGATGGGTTGTACCGGCGCCCGTCTGACGATCACGATTTTGAACGAACTGGCCCGCCGCGGCGGCCGCTACGGCCTCGTGACGATGTGTGTCGGGGGCGGCATGGGCGCAGCTGGTATTTTCGAACGCGTGTAA
- a CDS encoding 3-hydroxyacyl-CoA dehydrogenase/enoyl-CoA hydratase family protein: MTRQIRKAAVLGAGVMGAAIAAHLANVGIPVLLLDIVPKEVTPEEAAKGLTLDSPAVRNRFANRGLETAKKAKPAAFYAAEDAQLVQTGNIDDDLGKLAACDWIIEAVVENLQVKQQLFEKVESVAHPDAIVSSNTSGISITDMVKDRSPAFRKRFLGTHFFNPPRYMKLLEIIPGPDTDAEILDFMRGFGERVLGKGVVFAKDTPNFIANRIGTYGLLATLEAMKKHGLGVDEVDAITGPAMGRPKSATFRTLDLVGLDTFVHVAKNVEASVTEAWEKAAFAVPAFIEQMVANRWLGDKTGQGFFKKERSAAGKEILALDLDTLEYRPRKKLDSKSLKAAKNAPTVERKIQTLVYGEDVAAQFAWDVLKKALLYTAQKQGEIADDIVAVDNAMKWGFNWKLGPYETWDAIGVRKSVERMRAEGETIPPFVEELLAAGYESFYQREKGAAPKFYVGKSEFRTVDEAKEKISLARLKEAGKVVFRNTEASLIDMGDGIACLEIHSLKQAVTPGVIEMVYKAADEVEANWEGLVIGAQEDYFCVGANILLMLMEAQQKHWDNLNEAVDQFQKAMMRLKYMNKPVVAAPYGMTLGGGAEICFPADRVQAAAETYMGLVEVGIGLIPGGGGNKEVLIRAVENVPGDVGERLDAFVRKAFENIGTAKVSMSAKEAKKMGLLRLADGISVNGDYQLHDAKQVALGLARAGYQAPQPKRIPVVGEAGAALLKVGVYQMKMSGYISDHDEKVAHHLIRVLTGGNVPRGTLVTEQYLLDLEREAFLSLIGEEKTQARMQHMLTTGKPLRN, encoded by the coding sequence GTGACTCGTCAAATTCGGAAAGCGGCTGTACTAGGCGCTGGTGTCATGGGCGCGGCGATTGCTGCGCACCTGGCGAACGTCGGGATCCCGGTTTTGCTGCTCGACATTGTGCCGAAGGAAGTGACGCCGGAGGAAGCGGCGAAAGGTTTGACATTGGATTCGCCGGCGGTGCGCAACCGATTCGCGAATCGCGGGTTGGAAACCGCCAAAAAGGCAAAGCCGGCGGCGTTTTATGCGGCTGAGGATGCGCAGTTGGTCCAGACTGGCAACATCGACGACGACCTCGGCAAGCTGGCAGCCTGCGACTGGATCATTGAGGCGGTCGTCGAAAACCTCCAGGTGAAGCAGCAACTGTTCGAAAAGGTTGAGTCTGTGGCGCACCCCGATGCCATTGTGAGCTCCAACACATCTGGGATTTCCATCACCGACATGGTCAAAGACCGCTCCCCTGCGTTTCGCAAGCGGTTCCTCGGGACGCATTTCTTCAATCCGCCGCGCTACATGAAGCTGCTTGAAATCATTCCGGGCCCGGATACGGACGCGGAAATTCTCGATTTTATGCGCGGCTTTGGCGAACGCGTGCTCGGCAAAGGCGTGGTGTTTGCGAAGGATACGCCAAACTTCATCGCGAACCGCATCGGCACGTACGGACTGCTGGCAACCTTGGAAGCCATGAAGAAGCATGGCCTCGGGGTGGACGAAGTGGACGCCATCACCGGACCGGCCATGGGGCGCCCGAAGAGCGCAACCTTCCGCACCCTCGACCTCGTTGGCCTGGACACATTCGTACACGTGGCCAAAAACGTGGAGGCGTCCGTGACGGAGGCGTGGGAGAAGGCAGCGTTCGCTGTCCCGGCCTTCATCGAACAGATGGTCGCCAATCGCTGGCTGGGTGACAAGACCGGCCAGGGCTTCTTCAAGAAGGAGCGCTCGGCGGCAGGCAAGGAAATTCTGGCGCTCGACCTGGACACGCTCGAATACCGCCCGCGCAAGAAACTGGATTCCAAATCTCTCAAGGCTGCGAAAAACGCGCCGACGGTTGAGAGGAAGATTCAGACGCTGGTGTACGGAGAGGATGTCGCCGCCCAGTTTGCCTGGGATGTGCTGAAGAAGGCACTGCTCTACACCGCCCAGAAGCAGGGCGAAATCGCGGACGACATTGTCGCTGTCGACAACGCTATGAAGTGGGGCTTCAACTGGAAGCTGGGTCCCTACGAAACCTGGGACGCCATCGGCGTGCGCAAGTCGGTCGAACGGATGCGCGCAGAAGGCGAAACCATTCCTCCGTTTGTCGAAGAACTGCTGGCCGCGGGCTATGAATCCTTCTACCAGCGCGAGAAGGGCGCCGCGCCGAAGTTTTACGTCGGCAAGTCCGAGTTTCGGACGGTGGACGAAGCCAAGGAGAAAATCAGTCTCGCTCGCTTGAAGGAAGCCGGCAAGGTGGTGTTTCGAAACACCGAGGCCAGCCTGATTGACATGGGCGACGGCATCGCCTGCCTTGAGATTCATTCGCTGAAGCAGGCCGTGACGCCCGGCGTGATCGAAATGGTCTACAAAGCCGCAGACGAAGTGGAAGCCAATTGGGAAGGGCTTGTGATTGGGGCGCAGGAGGACTACTTCTGTGTCGGCGCCAATATTCTGCTGATGCTGATGGAGGCGCAGCAGAAGCACTGGGATAACCTCAATGAAGCCGTCGACCAGTTTCAGAAGGCCATGATGCGGCTCAAATATATGAACAAGCCCGTGGTGGCTGCGCCGTACGGCATGACGCTGGGCGGGGGCGCGGAGATCTGCTTCCCGGCGGATCGCGTTCAGGCTGCGGCGGAAACGTACATGGGCCTCGTGGAAGTGGGCATTGGCCTGATTCCAGGCGGGGGCGGCAACAAGGAAGTGCTGATTCGCGCTGTGGAGAACGTGCCCGGCGACGTCGGCGAGCGGTTGGACGCGTTTGTGCGCAAGGCCTTCGAAAACATCGGCACCGCGAAGGTTTCGATGAGTGCCAAGGAAGCCAAGAAGATGGGCCTGCTCCGGTTGGCGGACGGCATCAGCGTGAACGGGGACTATCAACTCCATGACGCGAAACAGGTCGCACTGGGGCTGGCTCGGGCCGGGTACCAGGCGCCGCAGCCAAAGCGCATTCCCGTCGTGGGCGAGGCTGGCGCGGCACTGCTCAAAGTGGGCGTGTACCAGATGAAGATGAGCGGGTACATTTCCGATCACGATGAGAAAGTTGCACACCACCTGATTCGCGTCCTCACCGGCGGCAATGTACCGCGCGGCACGCTGGTGACAGAACAGTACCTGCTCGATCTCGAACGCGAAGCGTTCCTCAGCCTGATTGGCGAAGAAAAGACGCAGGCGCGCATGCAGCACATGCTGACGACTGGCAAGCCGCTGCGCAATTGA
- a CDS encoding aminotransferase class IV — MSTVGYLNGTFVDPERALIPIDERGHQFGDGVYEVLRVYSGRPFLPEWHFERLRRSLRAIGIENPHTDDEWMQLMNEGIRRSGEPESLVYLQVTRGIAPRGHLFPAAKPSVSMTIRAFQPAEPNPSASLLCLPDERWANVWIKTLNLLPNVIAKEIAHRAGANEALLVRSGWVTEGSSSNAWFVRDGVLWTAPANRYILGGVTRRFVLHLAQTLGLEVREQAIAVDDLGTVDEVFMTGTTTEIEPIACVKVDAAMRQALHELPADAEEVIVRAVERPVTVWEGPAPGPVTARLQDAFAQEIRRFRTFA, encoded by the coding sequence ATGTCCACGGTAGGCTACTTGAACGGTACGTTTGTCGATCCCGAGCGCGCACTCATCCCCATTGACGAACGCGGCCACCAGTTTGGCGACGGCGTCTATGAAGTGCTGCGCGTCTACAGCGGCCGTCCCTTTTTGCCGGAATGGCATTTTGAACGGCTCCGCCGCAGTTTGCGTGCCATTGGCATTGAAAATCCGCACACGGACGACGAATGGATGCAGCTGATGAACGAAGGCATTCGCCGGAGCGGCGAACCGGAGTCCCTGGTGTACCTCCAGGTAACGCGGGGAATTGCACCGCGCGGCCACTTGTTTCCCGCCGCCAAGCCGTCCGTCAGCATGACGATTCGCGCGTTTCAACCTGCCGAGCCGAATCCGTCGGCCAGCCTGCTCTGCTTGCCGGATGAGCGGTGGGCCAACGTGTGGATCAAGACACTGAACCTGTTGCCGAACGTGATCGCCAAGGAAATTGCACACCGTGCAGGTGCCAATGAGGCTCTGCTGGTCCGCAGCGGCTGGGTGACCGAGGGGTCCAGCAGCAATGCATGGTTCGTGCGGGACGGCGTGCTTTGGACAGCGCCCGCGAACCGGTACATACTGGGCGGTGTCACGCGGCGGTTTGTGCTGCACCTGGCGCAGACCCTTGGGTTGGAAGTGCGTGAACAGGCGATCGCGGTGGATGACCTGGGCACGGTCGATGAGGTGTTCATGACCGGGACAACGACCGAAATTGAGCCGATTGCCTGCGTGAAAGTCGATGCGGCCATGCGCCAGGCGCTGCACGAGCTGCCTGCGGACGCCGAAGAGGTCATTGTCCGGGCGGTCGAACGCCCTGTGACCGTGTGGGAAGGCCCGGCACCTGGGCCGGTGACCGCACGTCTGCAGGACGCGTTCGCACAGGAGATCCGCCGTTTCCGGACGTTCGCGTGA
- a CDS encoding histidine triad nucleotide-binding protein translates to MDDGTRLTHPRDRSGLMEDCLFCKIVKGELPSEKVLETDDVLAFQDIRPTAPVHVLLIPKKHIPSAHHIQPEDAELIGRIHLAAQQVAEKVGVAKDGYRLVTNIGFHGQQTVHHLHYHLVGGRQLQWPPG, encoded by the coding sequence ATGGATGATGGAACGAGACTTACACACCCTCGCGATCGGAGTGGTTTGATGGAGGACTGCTTGTTCTGCAAAATCGTGAAAGGCGAACTTCCGTCCGAAAAAGTGCTCGAAACCGACGATGTGCTGGCGTTTCAGGACATCCGGCCGACGGCCCCGGTGCACGTGCTCCTCATTCCGAAGAAACACATCCCGTCCGCGCACCACATTCAGCCCGAAGATGCGGAGCTGATTGGACGCATCCACCTGGCAGCCCAGCAGGTGGCGGAAAAAGTCGGCGTCGCGAAAGACGGCTACCGCCTCGTGACAAACATCGGCTTCCACGGCCAACAGACCGTGCATCACCTGCACTACCACCTGGTTGGCGGACGACAGCTGCAGTGGCCTCCCGGTTGA
- a CDS encoding OsmC family protein: protein MRVESKWNGKRHFESLGPSGHVVHMDAKVDDGGDDHGNRPMELLLMGLTGCTGIDVTMILERMRQPLESLSIAAEGVRREEYPQAFTEIRLTYTMTGDVQPAKAWRAIHLSEEKYCSASASLNAHIVPRLVLNGVEVPPMRKEEGAESAEE, encoded by the coding sequence ATGCGTGTGGAAAGCAAGTGGAATGGAAAACGGCACTTCGAATCCCTGGGTCCGTCGGGGCACGTGGTGCACATGGATGCGAAAGTTGACGACGGCGGGGACGATCACGGCAACCGCCCCATGGAATTGCTGCTGATGGGGTTGACGGGATGCACCGGGATCGACGTCACCATGATTCTCGAACGCATGCGCCAGCCGCTGGAATCGCTGAGCATCGCGGCTGAGGGCGTGCGCAGGGAGGAGTACCCACAGGCCTTCACCGAGATTCGTCTGACGTACACCATGACGGGCGATGTCCAGCCGGCCAAAGCCTGGAGGGCCATTCACCTGAGCGAAGAAAAGTACTGCTCCGCCTCTGCTTCTCTGAACGCACACATTGTGCCGCGTCTGGTGCTGAACGGGGTGGAGGTTCCGCCGATGCGAAAAGAGGAAGGTGCTGAGTCCGCGGAGGAATAG
- a CDS encoding cupredoxin domain-containing protein: MKRVMRLGLGVGVSALCLAGTMCVTAPTYANPATHITLRDGQITPAAFTAKRGSLVEIEVVNRGTKRHNLVIPDFYIFTQNLNPGEDVTASFRPDKTGTFRYYSDVNGQPEPGMQGTLTVTP, encoded by the coding sequence ATGAAAAGGGTGATGCGGCTGGGGCTGGGTGTGGGCGTGAGCGCTCTCTGTTTGGCGGGGACGATGTGTGTCACGGCGCCCACGTACGCGAATCCGGCCACACACATAACGCTCCGCGATGGACAAATTACGCCTGCCGCCTTCACCGCCAAAAGGGGAAGCCTGGTGGAAATCGAGGTCGTCAACCGGGGGACCAAGCGGCACAACCTGGTGATTCCCGACTTTTATATTTTTACCCAAAACCTCAATCCCGGCGAGGACGTCACCGCCTCGTTTCGGCCAGACAAAACCGGAACCTTTCGCTATTACTCCGATGTGAACGGCCAACCAGAACCCGGCATGCAGGGTACGCTCACGGTCACGCCATAA
- a CDS encoding VOC family protein yields MFKSANVTVMTADMKRAIQFYVETLGLKLLDEFEGHFAQVQAPGLTIGLLHIEGEQGPTPAPSGSMSIGFEVESLSAAMETLKSRGVEFHDPVDGEAAQVVHFNDPDGNTLYLVRSR; encoded by the coding sequence GTGTTCAAAAGTGCCAATGTTACCGTCATGACAGCGGACATGAAGAGGGCGATTCAGTTTTACGTCGAAACCCTGGGGCTCAAGCTGCTCGACGAATTCGAAGGCCACTTTGCACAAGTGCAAGCGCCTGGGCTCACCATTGGACTCCTGCATATCGAGGGAGAGCAAGGTCCAACGCCTGCGCCTTCGGGCAGCATGTCCATTGGCTTTGAGGTCGAGTCTCTGTCGGCCGCCATGGAGACCCTCAAATCCCGCGGCGTCGAATTCCACGACCCTGTGGACGGCGAGGCAGCTCAGGTCGTCCACTTCAACGACCCCGATGGGAATACGCTGTACCTCGTGCGCAGCCGGTAA
- a CDS encoding PadR family transcriptional regulator, with protein sequence MNELFILGELMNSPMHGYLLHQILNAILGPTRKISWGVLYPLIHSMVADGLIEQVPDEEAAGVKQGRGKKKKMYQISEEGRLRFFRLMEEPIPYSPEYELHFYVKLKNFELIPRELQYLILHQYKDYLRYEIRHEEERIAAASQDDRIPAGEQKYILIFFRHRLEKLRFDEQWVLRLIHDHRIHGESVERG encoded by the coding sequence ATGAATGAATTGTTCATACTCGGTGAATTAATGAACAGCCCGATGCACGGGTATCTGCTGCATCAGATTTTGAACGCCATTCTCGGGCCGACACGAAAAATCAGCTGGGGCGTGCTGTATCCCCTCATTCACAGCATGGTTGCAGACGGGCTTATCGAGCAAGTCCCGGATGAAGAAGCCGCCGGTGTCAAGCAGGGCAGAGGAAAAAAGAAAAAAATGTATCAGATATCAGAGGAAGGGAGACTGCGTTTCTTCCGCTTGATGGAAGAACCGATTCCGTATTCGCCTGAGTATGAGCTGCACTTTTATGTGAAATTGAAGAACTTCGAACTGATTCCGCGAGAACTACAGTACTTGATTCTGCACCAGTACAAGGATTATCTGCGGTATGAAATTCGCCATGAGGAAGAGCGAATTGCGGCCGCGAGCCAGGACGACCGGATTCCCGCTGGGGAGCAGAAGTACATCCTCATCTTTTTCCGGCATCGGCTGGAGAAGCTCCGTTTCGATGAACAATGGGTTTTGCGGTTAATCCATGACCATCGAATCCATGGCGAGTCGGTGGAACGGGGGTGA
- a CDS encoding glucose 1-dehydrogenase, translating to MNDHMNSAGEFADKVVIVTGGAQGIGAAVSAAFGRARAAVVIADVDEEAGREHLLRLQAAGTRAMFVRTDVSAEVDVKRLVDEVLRSFGRIDVLVNNAGVFDTKSILERTVEEWDRIISINLRGPYMMAKYCAPALMQANPGVIINMASTRALMSEPNTEPYSASKGGIVALTHALAVSLGPKVRVNAISPGWIEVRDYQKSSKRERPVHTPGDLAQHPVGRVGNPEDIAELCLYLASPRAGFMTGTNLVVDGGMTRKMIYEE from the coding sequence ATGAACGACCATATGAACAGCGCCGGGGAATTCGCCGACAAGGTTGTGATTGTGACGGGCGGGGCGCAGGGCATTGGTGCTGCTGTGAGCGCGGCGTTCGGGAGGGCGCGTGCTGCCGTCGTGATCGCCGATGTGGATGAGGAAGCGGGCCGCGAACACCTGCTGCGCCTGCAGGCTGCGGGGACGCGGGCCATGTTTGTTCGGACGGACGTCTCCGCCGAGGTGGATGTAAAGCGGCTGGTGGACGAAGTCCTGCGGTCCTTTGGGCGGATCGACGTTCTGGTGAACAATGCGGGCGTGTTTGATACAAAATCTATTCTGGAGCGCACGGTGGAGGAGTGGGACCGTATCATCTCCATCAACCTGCGCGGGCCGTACATGATGGCGAAATACTGCGCCCCGGCGCTGATGCAGGCCAACCCGGGGGTCATCATCAACATGGCTTCGACGCGGGCGCTCATGTCCGAACCAAACACCGAGCCGTACAGCGCGTCCAAGGGAGGCATCGTGGCCCTCACCCACGCGCTGGCGGTCAGTTTGGGACCCAAAGTTCGCGTGAACGCGATTAGCCCTGGGTGGATTGAGGTTCGGGATTACCAGAAGTCGAGCAAGCGGGAGCGTCCCGTTCATACACCTGGCGATCTCGCCCAGCACCCGGTCGGGCGTGTCGGCAACCCCGAAGACATTGCTGAATTGTGTTTGTATCTGGCGAGTCCGCGTGCTGGTTTCATGACTGGCACCAACCTGGTGGTGGATGGCGGGATGACCCGAAAAATGATTTACGAGGAGTAG
- a CDS encoding phosphatase PAP2 family protein: protein MPAQSSQAWQSKLDEQFVTWSRALWGHAPWLDAFAAVVAKWTPIVMLLVITMAVAGVGLTPAEHRTAGAGGICSVVAAMLARVVNEPISRWVDRERPFERDVFPALVWHEPGKAFPSNHATGAFALAVGMGLVPGYRDILYVLAILLCLSRIYGGLHYLTDIIGGVLHGTLVAMVIRLVIGGAA, encoded by the coding sequence GTGCCGGCGCAAAGCAGTCAGGCGTGGCAATCAAAACTGGACGAGCAATTTGTCACCTGGTCGCGCGCCCTGTGGGGGCATGCCCCCTGGCTTGACGCTTTCGCCGCCGTCGTGGCAAAGTGGACGCCCATCGTGATGCTGCTCGTCATCACGATGGCGGTCGCGGGGGTTGGGCTCACGCCCGCCGAACACCGCACCGCCGGCGCAGGCGGCATCTGCTCGGTCGTGGCGGCGATGCTGGCGCGGGTTGTGAACGAGCCCATTTCACGCTGGGTCGACCGCGAGCGGCCCTTTGAACGAGACGTTTTTCCAGCCTTGGTGTGGCATGAACCAGGAAAGGCTTTCCCGAGCAATCATGCCACCGGGGCTTTCGCCCTCGCGGTGGGGATGGGGCTGGTGCCCGGATATCGGGACATTCTCTACGTGCTCGCCATCCTCTTGTGCCTGTCCCGTATCTACGGAGGGTTACACTATCTCACGGACATCATCGGCGGCGTTCTGCATGGTACGCTGGTGGCGATGGTGATCCGGCTGGTCATCGGAGGTGCCGCATGA
- a CDS encoding phospholipase D-like domain-containing protein — protein MSSKRLSHLRLSHLLLALPVLLASGCGVASAGETSHTPAPVTDKGMTLDWGQDVKASALKLIESAQHVCYLDMYELSDTDILNALSAARRRGVDVRVIVDATEPHSQKTGMPTLQHDGVPVEAFNVPRGISHIKMLIADGTVLIGGMNFGAQSWNNNDASVVIANANSSFIALFRWDWQRAAGQPAPAPGYQLPLIDDRQTEQVVEQAIQQATKRVSLEAFDLSDHGVLSALLAACQRGVQVEVLLDPSQSYNRSSADALKAAGATVRYYQPYNGELMHAKILDVDEGKVFLIGSANFSHQAYTYNHEGDVELRDVPLFDAAFQQNLSAQLARGSDSPSATSRQEF, from the coding sequence ATGTCGAGCAAGCGTTTGTCCCATCTGCGTTTGTCCCATCTGCTTTTGGCACTGCCGGTTCTGCTGGCGTCCGGCTGCGGCGTTGCGTCTGCCGGCGAGACCAGCCATACACCTGCCCCCGTCACCGACAAAGGGATGACGCTGGACTGGGGGCAGGACGTCAAGGCATCTGCATTGAAACTCATTGAAAGTGCACAGCACGTGTGTTATCTGGATATGTACGAGCTGTCCGACACGGATATTTTGAACGCCCTGTCAGCGGCGCGGCGGCGCGGTGTCGATGTGCGTGTCATTGTGGATGCCACGGAGCCCCACTCGCAAAAGACGGGGATGCCCACCCTGCAGCACGACGGCGTGCCGGTAGAAGCCTTCAACGTGCCTCGCGGCATCTCGCACATCAAAATGCTGATTGCGGACGGCACTGTGCTGATTGGCGGCATGAACTTTGGCGCTCAGAGCTGGAACAACAACGACGCGTCGGTCGTGATCGCCAATGCGAACTCGTCCTTTATCGCCCTGTTTCGCTGGGATTGGCAGCGCGCCGCGGGTCAGCCCGCGCCAGCACCTGGCTATCAGCTGCCGCTGATTGACGACCGGCAAACGGAGCAGGTGGTCGAGCAGGCGATTCAGCAGGCGACCAAACGGGTGTCCTTGGAGGCCTTCGATTTGTCCGATCACGGCGTTTTGTCGGCACTTCTCGCGGCTTGCCAGCGGGGTGTGCAGGTTGAGGTGCTGCTGGACCCGTCGCAGTCCTACAACCGCAGCAGCGCTGATGCGCTCAAAGCGGCCGGGGCTACGGTTCGTTACTATCAGCCGTACAACGGGGAACTGATGCACGCGAAAATTCTGGATGTGGACGAGGGCAAGGTATTTCTCATTGGCAGCGCGAATTTCAGTCACCAGGCGTACACATACAATCATGAGGGCGATGTAGAATTAAGAGACGTTCCGCTGTTTGATGCTGCCTTTCAGCAGAACCTGTCCGCCCAGCTTGCGCGCGGCTCGGACTCTCCGTCCGCGACGAGCAGGCAGGAGTTTTAG
- a CDS encoding APC family permease, which produces MQSSGGFKRRLNLLDLTLLGLGSIIGSGWLFAANEASIFAGSNAWISWLIGGVAFILIGLVYAELGSAMPRAGGFVRYPQYTHGTLVGYLIGFTAMLAYSSVAGIEVEAVRGYAATWLPALGTKAQGPTFWGFVVEIALLVFFFLLNYWSVNVFGKFNTVITAIKFLVPLLTIVVLFTHFHGSNLAVGGAKPGGTAGVFQAVSMSGIAFAYLGFRQAVDFGAESKRPQRDIPLAIIFAILLATLLYLLLQFAYLGAVPHGQLLKAGWAGLTFTQAPYAELAQSLGALWLMNVIFVDAVISPSGTGNIYLSGTTRVLFAWARTGLFYTWFRKVDARTGIPRGALWLSLLLSIAWILPAHQSFWSGLVGNVTSATVLTYMVGPISLASLRKTAPDMERPFRLGAISIVSPLAFIAASLIIYWSGWTTNFEIIGMVLASLVLYFAFIDREGTRNRLKSDWKTGAWLVVYYVFMLVVSRLGNYQLPTGAKPVLPNGVDDLIVAVGALIIYYWGVNSAMKKPEIDTDDEEVLAVNAADV; this is translated from the coding sequence ATGCAATCATCAGGGGGGTTCAAAAGGAGATTAAACCTACTTGATCTGACACTGTTGGGACTCGGGTCAATTATTGGATCCGGTTGGCTGTTTGCAGCCAACGAAGCGTCGATTTTTGCTGGTTCCAACGCGTGGATCTCTTGGCTCATCGGCGGCGTCGCTTTTATTCTTATCGGACTGGTTTATGCCGAATTAGGCAGTGCGATGCCCCGAGCCGGTGGATTTGTTCGGTATCCGCAGTACACACACGGGACGTTGGTGGGCTACCTCATTGGGTTCACCGCGATGCTCGCCTATTCAAGCGTTGCTGGTATTGAGGTGGAAGCCGTACGAGGATACGCCGCGACCTGGCTGCCGGCGCTCGGCACCAAGGCGCAGGGCCCGACGTTCTGGGGCTTTGTGGTCGAAATTGCACTTTTGGTGTTCTTCTTTTTATTGAACTACTGGAGCGTCAACGTATTCGGAAAGTTCAATACGGTCATCACTGCCATTAAGTTCTTGGTTCCGCTGCTCACCATCGTGGTTCTGTTCACGCATTTCCATGGCTCAAACCTGGCTGTTGGCGGTGCGAAACCCGGCGGTACGGCGGGTGTCTTCCAGGCGGTTTCCATGTCTGGTATCGCGTTTGCCTACCTTGGTTTCCGTCAGGCGGTCGACTTTGGTGCAGAATCCAAACGGCCGCAGCGCGATATTCCGTTGGCCATTATCTTCGCCATCCTGCTGGCAACGCTCTTGTATCTGTTGCTGCAGTTTGCGTACCTCGGCGCGGTACCGCACGGTCAGTTGCTGAAAGCCGGCTGGGCAGGCTTGACGTTTACGCAGGCGCCTTATGCCGAATTGGCACAGTCGCTCGGCGCTTTGTGGCTCATGAACGTCATCTTCGTCGACGCCGTGATTTCACCCTCCGGTACAGGGAACATTTACCTTTCTGGCACGACGCGTGTACTGTTTGCATGGGCTCGCACAGGCCTGTTCTACACCTGGTTCCGGAAGGTGGATGCTCGCACCGGCATTCCGCGTGGCGCACTTTGGCTCTCGCTGTTGTTGTCCATTGCATGGATTTTGCCAGCACACCAGAGCTTCTGGTCTGGCTTGGTGGGTAACGTGACATCCGCGACCGTCTTGACCTACATGGTAGGCCCGATTTCATTGGCTTCCCTCCGCAAGACGGCACCGGACATGGAGCGTCCGTTCCGCTTAGGCGCGATAAGCATCGTTTCACCACTCGCCTTCATCGCGGCTTCGCTCATCATTTACTGGAGCGGTTGGACCACCAACTTCGAAATCATTGGGATGGTGCTGGCGTCGCTGGTCCTGTACTTCGCCTTCATCGATCGTGAAGGTACGCGGAACCGGCTCAAGTCCGACTGGAAGACGGGCGCATGGTTGGTTGTGTACTACGTCTTCATGCTTGTCGTCTCGCGGCTTGGCAATTATCAACTGCCGACAGGCGCGAAGCCTGTCCTGCCGAACGGCGTGGACGACCTCATCGTGGCCGTTGGCGCGCTCATCATCTACTACTGGGGTGTCAACAGCGCGATGAAGAAGCCCGAAATTGACACAGATGATGAGGAAGTACTGGCCGTCAATGCGGCAGACGTATAA